Proteins from one Elgaria multicarinata webbii isolate HBS135686 ecotype San Diego chromosome 3, rElgMul1.1.pri, whole genome shotgun sequence genomic window:
- the GPANK1 gene encoding G patch domain and ankyrin repeat-containing protein 1: protein MNHGPQLITFTRAQEESDLWRDGHVQKKSCRGPRPSGQEEGAAAGEAARSFYEDLVLPSDPGRSSQRKRKAPCIRRHHPAQDAPHTQSRPGQTDTRKGNQLLKAAQDGNLKSLQILVEKEGCDVNYKDGYYWTAMMCAAYAGHGEAVRYLLSLGAAWVGVCETQGRDAMDLAEEAGHQDIVDILQESERPRVKEESFSSQAPVERKYCAVCQAHYREDTVALHERSTAHLFNRRDPLPPTRYHIPESNVGFRLMVKGGWDQETGLGPDGTGRKFPIQTVLKRDQKGLGFCSNLRPKVTHFDANDPNAVERPAAQQPRKERAATVGKREARRREAKAAAWERNLRTYMNLDL from the exons ATGAACCATGGTCCCCAACTGATCACCTTCACTCGTGCTCAGGAGGAGTCGGATCTCTGGAGAGATGGGCATGTCCAGAAAAAAAGCTGCAGAGGCCCCCGTCCCTCTGGCCAGGAGGAAGGGGCTGCTGCTGGGGAGGCGGCTCGCAGCTTCTACGAGGACTTGGTGCTTCCAAGTGACCCTGGGAGATCCTCACAGAGGAAACGAAAGGCGCCTTGTatccgccgccaccacccagcaCAGGACGCTCCCCATACTCAGAGCCGCCCAGGGCAGACAGATACCCGCAAAGGGAACCAGCTCTTGAAAGCTGCCCAGGATGGTAACCTGAAGTCTCTGCAGATTCTGGTGGAGAAGGAAGGGTGTGACGTGAACTACAAAGATGGTTATTACTGGACAGCCATGATGTGTGCAGCTTATGCCGGACACGGGGAGGCAGTGAGGTATCTTCTGAGCCTCGGTGCTGCCTGGGTGGGGGTTTGTGAGACTCAAGGCCGGGATGCTATGGATCTGGCCGAGGAAGCAGGACACCAGGACATAGTGGACATCTTACAGGAAAGCGAAAGGCCCCGTGTGAAGGAGGAATCCTTCAG TTCACAGGCACCAGTGGAGAGGAAGTATTGCGCCGTGTGCCAGGCCCACTACCGTGAGGACACTGTGGCTCTCCACGAGCGCTCCACTGCCCATCTGTTCAACCGCCGTGACCCACTGCCCCCGACGCGCTACCACATCCCCGAGAGCAACGTGGGCTTCCGTCTGATGGTCAAGGGGGGCTGGGATCAAGAAACTGGCCTGGGGCCTGATGGCACTGGCCGCAAGTTCCCCATCCAGACTGTCCTCAAGCGAGATCAGAAGGGCCTGGGCTTCTGCAGCAACCTCAGACCCAAGGTGACCCACTTTGACGCCAATGACCCCAACGCCGTGGAGCGACCGGCCGCCCAGCAGCCCAGGAAAGAGCGGGCCGCAACCGTGGGGAAGCGGGAGGCCCGACGCAGAGAGGCCAAGGCTGCTGCTTGGGAACGCAACCTCCGCACTTACATGAACCTTGACCTTTGA
- the NFKBIL1 gene encoding NF-kappa-B inhibitor-like protein 1 has translation MASGYQHRLWRYVDACRHRKLRRLLQRHREALDLGETTGRKGRTPLHRSCALQDFRTAILLLKHGADPSIMDRRGNTALHVAARHVARTGGLGFKDLFVPLRNHCPAAMSIRNRDGKTPEDLLGQLEEKWCPRETFEENEARHNADWEWSRKLLDEWEDEYQETYWQHEEDFYASDPDSESFEDWADRIFREYKQKQQRERERPQRRPKTEPPKPPPNWQEEHLLYEKRARAKEEELKAAKRQRYEEGCSRVFFTDSSRLLRYEDIPWPCPTGTPEEMAAVALHGIDPSDRAAYRLFLRRQQVLWHPDKFSQRCGNRLAEQDRRRILDTVTALSQAFNQRAAR, from the exons ATGGCGTCAGGCTACCAGCATCGCCTGTGGCGCTACGTAGATGCCTGTCGCCATCGCAAGCTGCGTAGGCTTCTGCAACGTCACAGGGAGGCACTGGACCTGGGCGAGACCACGGGGCGCAAGGGCCGAACCCCGCTGCACCGATCCTGCGCCCTGCAGGACTTCAGAACGGCCATCCTCCTGTTGAAGCATGGAGCAGATCCCTCCATTATGGATCGGCGTGGGAACACAGCTCTACACGTGGCTGCCCGGCACGTGGCGCGCACAGGAGGCTTAG GGTTCAAAGACCTGTTTGTACCCTTACGAAACCACTGCCCTGCCGCCATGAGCATCCGGAACAGAGATGGGAAAACGCCGGAGGACCTCCTGGGACAACTGGAAGAGAAATGG TGCCCTCGAGAGACGTTCGAAGAAAATGAGGCACGACACAATGCTGACTGGGAGTGGAGCCGCAAACTTCTCGATGAATGGGAGGACGAGTATCAGGAAACCTACTGGCAGCATGAAG AGGATTTCTACGCCTCCGATCCCGACTCAGAAAGCTTTGAGGACTGGGCCGATCGCATATTTCGGGAATACAAGCAAAAACAACAGCGAGAAAGGGAACGGCCTCAGCGGAGGCCTAAAACTGAACCCCCAAAGCCTCCCCCTAATTGGCAGGAGGAACATCTGCTCTATGAGAAACGCGCCCGAGCCAAAGAAGAAGAGCTGAAGGCGGCCAAGAGGCAGCGATACGAGGAAGGCTGCAGCCGGGTGTTCTTCACGGACAGCTCCCGGCTGTTGCGCTACGAGGACATTCCCTGGCCATGCCCAACCGGGACCCCTGAGGAGATGGCGGCTGTGGCACTCCACGGCATTGACCCCTCCGACAGGGCAGCTTACCGGCTCTTCCTCCGGCGTCAGCAGGTTTTGTGGCATCCAGACAAGTTTTCCCAACGCTGCGGCAACCGCTTAGCTGAACAGGATCGCCGTCGAATATTGGACACCGTCACGGCGTTGTCCCAAGCATTCAACCAGCGAGCTGCCAGATAA